The bacterium genome contains a region encoding:
- a CDS encoding MFS transporter — protein sequence MAERDPRLGAPTPSRTDSAYESDRRGLFPAYLGTISSWFGGWGMQQVLFPWLVVGVLQTSAENTGIAQMSVLISNLAFLLVGGAVADRFDPRRLLILTHLAGVLPVGLLLAAVTGGWLSLPVLVLCGLGVGMSSAFSNPARDSLLSDVAGADLERAVTGVTAVQFGSQTIGMSIVGLARWIGTEATLVTQAVVLAAGSLFARRLPGRPPQKRDDDRRLSVSGMTEGVRFVWSSELRPVFILIAGVGLFFMGSYHVVFPHLVHGHYQGNVQQLSLLMMMFPIGTIAGSLVLLKRGGIRRKGRALMLALGTGGLCLITAGLSLPFWGAVLATLDWGLCGAVFMNMSRTLFQERAVGPARARVLAVNQLGFLGAAPVGSLLAGYTTASLGPSGSLIVLGSAMLVLVGSVAAFSDAIHME from the coding sequence ATGGCCGAGCGCGACCCCAGACTCGGCGCACCGACACCCTCCCGCACCGATAGCGCCTATGAGAGCGATCGGCGCGGGCTCTTCCCCGCGTATCTGGGGACGATTTCTTCGTGGTTCGGTGGTTGGGGCATGCAGCAGGTGCTCTTCCCATGGCTGGTCGTCGGCGTACTCCAGACCAGCGCGGAGAACACCGGCATCGCACAGATGTCCGTGTTGATCTCGAATCTGGCATTCCTGCTGGTGGGCGGCGCGGTGGCCGATCGATTCGATCCCCGCCGTTTGCTGATCCTGACGCACCTCGCCGGCGTGCTGCCCGTGGGCCTGTTGCTCGCCGCCGTCACCGGCGGGTGGCTCTCGCTGCCGGTCCTGGTGCTCTGTGGTCTGGGAGTCGGCATGAGCAGCGCCTTCAGCAACCCGGCCCGTGACAGCCTGCTTTCGGACGTGGCGGGGGCCGATCTAGAGCGCGCGGTGACCGGTGTGACCGCCGTGCAATTCGGCTCTCAGACGATCGGCATGAGCATCGTCGGCCTCGCCCGCTGGATCGGAACGGAGGCCACCCTGGTGACCCAGGCCGTCGTGCTCGCCGCCGGTTCGCTCTTCGCTCGCCGGCTGCCCGGTCGGCCTCCCCAGAAACGGGACGACGACCGTCGGCTTTCGGTCTCCGGGATGACCGAAGGCGTGCGCTTCGTATGGAGCTCCGAACTGCGTCCGGTCTTCATCCTGATCGCAGGCGTCGGCCTCTTCTTCATGGGCAGCTACCACGTCGTCTTCCCGCACCTGGTTCACGGCCACTATCAAGGCAACGTCCAACAGCTCTCGTTGTTGATGATGATGTTCCCGATCGGGACCATCGCGGGGAGCCTGGTCCTGCTGAAGCGGGGTGGAATCCGGCGCAAGGGCCGCGCCCTGATGCTGGCCCTGGGCACCGGCGGGCTCTGCCTCATCACGGCCGGTCTGAGCCTGCCGTTCTGGGGTGCCGTCCTGGCGACTCTGGACTGGGGCCTGTGCGGCGCTGTCTTCATGAACATGAGCCGAACACTCTTCCAGGAACGCGCGGTTGGGCCCGCTCGCGCCCGTGTGCTGGCCGTGAACCAGCTCGGCTTCCTCGGCGCCGCACCCGTGGGCTCGCTCCTGGCGGGCTACACCACTGCCAGCCTCGGACCGAGCGGCTCGCTGATCGTGTTGGGCAGTGCCATGCTCGTACTCGTCGGATCCGTCGCCGCGTTCAGCGACGCGATCCACATGGAGTAG
- a CDS encoding LLM class F420-dependent oxidoreductase, whose product MRIGLQVPNYTWPGGPEALAGTLRQIAETADEGGFTSLWVMDHLFQIPMVGPAETDMLEGYGALHYLAGITRRVRLGTMVSGVTYRHPGVLVKTVSTLDVLSGGRATLGIGAAWFDREHRGLGIPYPPLGERFERLEETLQIAEQMWSEDDGPFDGHHYQLAETLCVPQPLQRPRPPILIGGMGERKTLRLVALYADACNLFTHVGMDELARKLDVLRGHCEDVERDFDELERTSLSTIQMGPEHMSIPDVIAHFRELADLGIQQAIVNLPNVHDIAPLETLAKEIIPEVGGF is encoded by the coding sequence ATGCGCATTGGTCTGCAGGTTCCGAACTACACCTGGCCCGGGGGCCCCGAAGCCTTGGCCGGGACGCTGCGGCAGATCGCCGAGACCGCCGATGAGGGGGGCTTCACCAGCCTGTGGGTGATGGACCACCTCTTCCAGATTCCCATGGTGGGCCCCGCCGAGACCGACATGCTCGAGGGCTACGGCGCGCTCCACTACCTGGCGGGAATCACCCGGCGGGTTCGGCTCGGCACGATGGTGAGCGGAGTGACCTACCGCCATCCGGGCGTGCTGGTGAAGACCGTGAGCACCCTCGACGTCCTCTCCGGCGGGCGGGCGACCCTGGGAATCGGCGCCGCGTGGTTCGACCGGGAGCATCGCGGTCTGGGCATCCCCTATCCGCCGCTCGGGGAACGCTTCGAGCGCTTGGAAGAGACCCTGCAGATTGCGGAACAGATGTGGTCCGAAGATGACGGGCCCTTCGACGGGCACCACTACCAGTTGGCCGAGACCCTCTGCGTTCCCCAGCCGCTCCAGCGCCCCAGGCCGCCGATCCTGATCGGTGGCATGGGCGAGCGGAAGACGCTGCGCCTGGTCGCTCTCTACGCCGATGCCTGCAATCTCTTCACCCACGTAGGGATGGATGAGCTGGCCCGAAAACTCGATGTGCTGCGCGGCCATTGCGAAGACGTCGAGCGGGATTTCGATGAACTCGAGCGCACCAGCCTATCGACGATTCAGATGGGCCCCGAGCATATGAGTATCCCGGACGTCATCGCTCATTTTCGGGAACTCGCCGATCTCGGCATCCAGCAGGCCATCGTGAACCTGCCCAACGTCCACGACATCGCCCCGCTCGAGACCCTCGCCAAGGAGATCATCCCCGAAGTCGGGGGCTTCTGA
- a CDS encoding NAD(P)/FAD-dependent oxidoreductase, whose translation MRFHSEAQRESYDVAIVGSGIGGLTAAALLAQAGRRVLVVERHDRVGGYAHAFRRGRHLFDSAVHVVGRAGVEALLEDLGVADQCNWLPVEPFYTVDLPGLCLAVPGDPDGFAEAHVAAFPEEEKGIRSFLTECADIARETDRASRLSSPTEVLRNPSRFPALLRHRRSTVANVLDAHVQDPTTRAALTTLWPYLGLPPSKLSFLYWSTMLVSYLEAGATYAQGSFQNLAKALAHGIEERGGEILLRSPVRRISVEGDTVRGIVLENGQPIEAPVVISNADVRQTAFELVGREHLPAGYRRQLRRLQPSISAFVAYLAVERSTLSPASHETFFYEETDHEAAYTSALAGTPRWFTATIPTHVDPSLAPADEHLLVLTTLLGAGGGPWRERKKVLTDTLVDAAAARIPGLRDSLRFCEGASPRTMERYTRNESGAIYGFALSPAQVGPSRPAPTTPLRGLYLAGHWTQPGGGITGVITSGQQCARAILNAT comes from the coding sequence TTGCGATTTCACTCGGAAGCGCAGAGAGAGAGCTATGACGTTGCCATCGTCGGCAGCGGAATCGGGGGCTTGACCGCAGCCGCGCTCCTCGCCCAGGCGGGCCGACGCGTGCTGGTCGTCGAGCGCCACGATCGGGTCGGAGGGTACGCCCACGCCTTTCGCCGAGGCCGGCATCTCTTCGACTCAGCGGTGCATGTCGTAGGCCGCGCCGGGGTGGAAGCGCTGCTCGAGGATCTCGGCGTGGCGGACCAATGCAACTGGCTTCCGGTCGAGCCGTTCTACACCGTGGATCTTCCGGGCCTTTGCCTGGCCGTTCCCGGTGATCCGGACGGCTTCGCCGAAGCCCACGTCGCAGCCTTTCCCGAGGAAGAAAAAGGCATCCGCTCCTTTCTCACCGAATGTGCGGACATCGCCCGGGAAACCGACCGCGCCTCCCGTCTTTCGTCGCCTACCGAGGTCCTTCGGAACCCAAGCCGCTTCCCGGCCCTGCTTCGCCACCGCCGATCCACTGTCGCCAACGTGCTCGATGCTCACGTCCAGGATCCGACCACCCGCGCGGCCCTCACGACCCTCTGGCCCTACCTGGGGTTGCCGCCCTCCAAGCTCTCCTTCCTGTATTGGTCGACGATGCTGGTCTCCTACCTGGAAGCCGGCGCCACCTATGCCCAGGGGAGCTTCCAGAACCTGGCCAAGGCCCTGGCCCATGGGATCGAAGAGCGTGGCGGTGAGATCCTGCTCCGCAGCCCGGTGCGCCGGATCTCGGTCGAAGGCGACACGGTCCGGGGCATCGTGCTCGAAAATGGCCAACCCATCGAAGCCCCGGTCGTCATCTCGAATGCGGACGTCCGACAGACCGCCTTCGAACTGGTGGGTCGGGAGCATCTTCCGGCCGGCTACCGCCGGCAGTTGCGACGCTTGCAGCCCTCCATTTCTGCCTTTGTCGCCTATCTGGCGGTCGAACGAAGCACGCTCTCCCCAGCCAGCCACGAGACCTTCTTCTACGAGGAGACGGATCACGAGGCCGCCTACACATCGGCATTGGCCGGAACTCCGCGCTGGTTCACTGCCACGATCCCAACCCACGTCGATCCATCCCTTGCGCCCGCGGATGAGCACCTCCTCGTGCTGACGACCTTGTTAGGTGCCGGTGGTGGCCCCTGGCGCGAACGGAAGAAAGTGCTGACGGACACCCTGGTCGACGCGGCGGCCGCACGCATTCCGGGCCTACGAGACAGTCTGCGCTTTTGCGAGGGTGCGAGCCCGCGCACCATGGAGCGCTACACCCGAAACGAATCCGGTGCGATCTACGGCTTCGCCCTCAGCCCGGCCCAGGTGGGCCCCAGCCGCCCGGCCCCTACGACTCCCCTACGTGGCCTCTACCTCGCCGGCCACTGGACCCAGCCCGGTGGCGGCATCACGGGCGTCATCACCTCGGGCCAACAATGCGCCCGCGCCATCCTGAACGCGACGTAG
- a CDS encoding NAD(P)/FAD-dependent oxidoreductase: MAKQAIRKVAVLGGGPAGSAVATYLARAGVKVALFTRGKRPPIIVGESLVPAIVPYLRKLGVEKEVSSYSQFKGGASFAFSLQDGMSFRFYEAPSTKTTYSYNVPRARFDDTLLEAAKKAGAHQIEHSAGLERDDGEHLRLDEASLEAALPVLGGKPDWIIDATGRTRLIARLLDLPTIEGARKDDALHAHLEGVPVKIPGDVHTDRLEHGWGWRIPLRDRVSVGLVIGSEFIRKFGQTAEEQFDAYLQADANTREWSKDAKRVTPVMRYKNYQLRTERGFGPNWSLVGDAFGFVDPVFSSGMLIGMQGADFLAAALLKGGDRAMQKYQDYVLRNLTVWQRVADYYYSGQLLTLFRVGEYVRNTPIGRMMDFHFRKHMPRIFTGEGTTKRYSVGLVDFMCRYGLAGNDPAELEIR; encoded by the coding sequence ATGGCAAAGCAAGCGATCCGAAAGGTTGCGGTACTGGGTGGCGGCCCGGCGGGTTCAGCCGTCGCCACGTACCTGGCCCGCGCGGGCGTTAAGGTGGCGCTCTTCACGCGCGGCAAGCGGCCACCGATCATCGTAGGCGAATCCCTCGTGCCGGCGATCGTGCCGTACCTGCGCAAGCTAGGCGTCGAGAAGGAAGTCTCTTCCTACAGCCAGTTCAAGGGCGGCGCTTCCTTCGCCTTCAGCCTCCAAGACGGCATGAGCTTCAGATTCTACGAAGCCCCCTCTACCAAGACGACCTATTCCTACAACGTCCCGCGCGCCCGTTTCGACGATACCCTGCTGGAGGCCGCGAAGAAGGCAGGCGCCCACCAGATCGAACATTCCGCCGGCCTGGAGCGCGACGATGGCGAGCATCTGCGCCTGGATGAGGCCAGCCTCGAAGCAGCGCTACCCGTCCTTGGCGGCAAACCGGATTGGATCATCGACGCAACCGGTCGAACGCGCTTGATCGCCCGGCTCCTCGACCTGCCGACGATCGAAGGCGCGCGAAAGGACGACGCCCTGCACGCCCACCTCGAAGGCGTCCCGGTGAAAATCCCTGGCGATGTCCATACCGATCGCCTCGAGCACGGCTGGGGCTGGCGGATTCCTCTACGCGATCGTGTTTCGGTCGGCCTGGTGATCGGCAGCGAGTTCATCCGAAAATTCGGGCAGACCGCCGAGGAGCAATTCGACGCCTACCTCCAGGCCGATGCCAACACCCGTGAGTGGTCCAAGGACGCGAAGCGTGTGACGCCCGTCATGCGCTACAAGAACTACCAACTGCGCACCGAGCGCGGGTTCGGGCCGAATTGGTCGCTCGTGGGCGATGCATTCGGATTCGTCGACCCGGTCTTCTCCAGCGGCATGCTGATCGGAATGCAGGGCGCTGATTTCCTGGCTGCGGCCCTGCTGAAAGGCGGCGACCGTGCCATGCAGAAATACCAGGACTACGTGCTTCGCAACCTCACGGTCTGGCAGCGCGTCGCCGACTACTACTACAGCGGCCAGCTGCTGACGCTGTTCCGGGTCGGTGAATACGTGCGGAATACGCCGATCGGCCGAATGATGGACTTCCACTTCCGCAAGCACATGCCGCGCATCTTCACGGGCGAGGGCACGACGAAGCGCTACAGCGTGGGCCTGGTCGATTTCATGTGCCGCTACGGCCTGGCTGGGAACGATCCAGCCGAGCTGGAGATCCGCTGA
- a CDS encoding acyl carrier protein, giving the protein MSDWTHEKLTARVFEILRDELLEVGEEFTPRSDLVGAGLDSLAVTQLMLAIEESTGVWVDESLLTPENLETAETLAACVHEQLQ; this is encoded by the coding sequence ATGTCGGATTGGACGCACGAAAAACTGACGGCCCGCGTGTTCGAGATTCTCCGGGATGAGCTGCTGGAAGTCGGCGAAGAGTTTACTCCTCGCTCGGACCTGGTTGGGGCGGGGCTCGATTCCCTCGCCGTCACCCAACTCATGCTCGCGATCGAAGAGAGCACGGGCGTCTGGGTGGACGAGAGCTTGCTCACGCCGGAGAATCTGGAAACGGCGGAGACCCTGGCCGCCTGCGTTCACGAGCAGTTGCAGTAG